The Lolium perenne isolate Kyuss_39 chromosome 6, Kyuss_2.0, whole genome shotgun sequence genome segment GTGGCGGCAGTGCTCCGGCCGCCCTGCTGCAGCATGGCCATGAGAACTTTGCGGGTCTGAGGGCCCGGCCGGGCCAGTGTGGGCCTGGTGTGACCTCGTTGCCATGTCCGGTCGGCGACCGCGAAGGTGTCGCGGTGGAGGTAGTTCCCTCCCATGCGGCTGAGGTGTCTGCTTCCCCCGACCCGGCTGCTGCTCTTCTCTACGTCTAGGCCCTGCTCCGGTGACCACAGCGAGACGGCGAGGATGACTTCAAGACCGTGGTGGCGTATGCTGGTGGGTGGCACGTCAGGTGGAGCACGCCGAATCGTCCGGGTTTGTGGGTTTGGTGGGCGGGAGAAATCCTAGTCGGCATGCCCGACACCGGCGCGGCGATGCCTGTGGGTGTCGCCCTACCTTCCTGAAGGGCGTCGGTTGTCCCTCTTCCCCAATCCCTTCCGCgtatcgggggaaaccctaggattagtccgggcagcagcggcgtTGTCGTCGTtttccttgttgaaggtgttgcttgatATGCGGCGTTTCGGTGTGTGCTTGGAGTGTGGTGGAATtctccggagggcgcagcggttgcgagtCGTTTTTGTTCTTGTCAAGCTGCCGGTGTTGGCATTATTTTCTTTTTCCTCTTTCTCTTGTGTTCTTTTGGGCTTTGGTTGTGCTGCGGTCCCAGCGTGCTTGTTGTATCGgtcggttgctatattaatatagcggggcgaaagcctatttcgaggaggagcAGGAGTTGAACACCACTAAGTCTCCACTCGTCCATATGCCAATTCTTTAACCTGATACACGGGCAACAATCATTTTGAAACGTTGATTCTCCTTAGACATCTCGCCCCTCTCTGATATCATCCCTACAACTTCCATTGTACAGACCAAAAGATCACACAATCTGCAAATACCTCCATGTTCCATCCAAGAACTCCCAAGCTGGCCATGCCTTGGGCGGGAAGCATGTTCATCCTCTTCACACTATCCATTCCCTTCTCCCAAGCTTGGTCCATTGATTACCCCAGCCCCATTGCCAACCTTCCTTCTCTTTGGACCAACAACAATGCCACCATCCCCTACAACGCGACCTATGCCGCCGGTTCGATGATcagagccattcttttcaggcaaAACCCGGTTGGGTATGGTCCATCCTTTGCCTGCGGCTTCATCTGCACCTCTCCCTGCGACACTTTCCTCTTCGCGGTCTTCTCTGTATCCGTTGGTGATACCAGCGCCGCAGCCATCAATGCCTCAGCACCACCAAGGGTCGTGTGGGCAGCCAACAGGTACCATCCGGTGAAGGAGAATGCATCAGTCCAGATCACCCGGGACGGCAATCTTGTACTCCGAGACTTTGATGGCTCACCGGTCTGGTCCACAAACACATCAGGCAGCCCCGTCGTCGGTATGAATCTTGCTCAGACTGGCAACCTGATTCTCTTCGATGCGGTGGGGAAGATGGTGTGGGAATCGTTCGAGCACCCTACCGACACGCTCCTTATTGGGCAGTCGCTGAGGCAAGGGCAGAGGCTTACTTCAGTTTCCACAAACTGGACTCAAGGTCAGTTCTACCTCACCGTGCTTGACCATGGCCTGTATTCTTTCGTCAATGGAGATCCTCCAGAGTTCTACTATCAGAAAAGGTTCAATGTTACTGATGCAATGGTTCAAtcaaagatgaacatatcctctgGTGAAGTTAAGAATGGCACAGCTTACATTTCCTTCTTGCAAGGTAGCCTCTCAGCATTTGGCAGCTTAAACAACACGGACATCAAGTTGTTCGATATACCATTGCCGTGGCCATCTTCAGCACAGCTCATAAGCCTCGAGGATGATGGGCATCTGCGGGTTTATGGTTGGGGTGGTATCTCATGGGAGTCTCTGGTTGATGTTCTTGATGTGTACCCTGATGAATGTGCATATCCTACAGTATGTGGAGAGTATGGAATTTGTTCACAAGGACAGTGTAGTTGCCCAATTGGAAATTCAGGAGATGCACCTTTTCGTCAGCTGGATGATCGGCACCCTGATATGGGCTGTTCACTAGCCATTCCTCTCTCTTGTGACTTTATACAGCATCAACAGCTTTTGCCTCTCACAGGCGTCACATACTTCAATCTTGGAAATAGCTGGGCTACTCATGAAGAAAGTTGCAAGGAGGCATGTTTGAAGGCCTGTACATGCAAAGCAGTCTTTTTCCGGTATCAAAATGATTCATATGGTTCTTGCTATCTGATGCCAAAGATTTTTTCACTTATGAGTTACAAGCCTGGAACTATTGGATATAACTTGTCGGCATATATCAAAGTGCAGATGTTACCTCCACCAGCACCGAGTAACGACTTGCATTTAACTGCTTACCATGTTGGCGTTCCTGTTCTAGTAGCAATCATCGCCCTGCTGATTCTCTTCATTAAGAGGGCAATATCAAAGCGGATGCAAGAGGACGATCCATTTAAAGGAATTCCTGGGATGCCAACACGGTTCACCTATAAACagctgaagcaagcaaccaataaCTTCAGCAAAAAGCTTGGGCAAGGAGGATTTGGACCAGTGTATGAAGGAAAACTTGGAAACGTGAAAATTGCTGTCAAATGCCTGCGCGACCTTGGGAATGGGAAGGAAGAGTTCATGGCCGAAGTCATCACAATTGGCAGCATTCATCATATCAATCTTGTTAGATTGATTGGTTACTGCTCTGATAAATTACACAGGCTCCTTGTTTACGAGCATATGAGCAATGGGTCTCTGgacaaatggatcttcaagaaaaACCAAAGTGATTCCCTCAGTTGGGCATCTCGAT includes the following:
- the LOC127321062 gene encoding G-type lectin S-receptor-like serine/threonine-protein kinase SD2-5 gives rise to the protein MPWAGSMFILFTLSIPFSQAWSIDYPSPIANLPSLWTNNNATIPYNATYAAGSMIRAILFRQNPVGYGPSFACGFICTSPCDTFLFAVFSVSVGDTSAAAINASAPPRVVWAANRYHPVKENASVQITRDGNLVLRDFDGSPVWSTNTSGSPVVGMNLAQTGNLILFDAVGKMVWESFEHPTDTLLIGQSLRQGQRLTSVSTNWTQGQFYLTVLDHGLYSFVNGDPPEFYYQKRFNVTDAMVQSKMNISSGEVKNGTAYISFLQGSLSAFGSLNNTDIKLFDIPLPWPSSAQLISLEDDGHLRVYGWGGISWESLVDVLDVYPDECAYPTVCGEYGICSQGQCSCPIGNSGDAPFRQLDDRHPDMGCSLAIPLSCDFIQHQQLLPLTGVTYFNLGNSWATHEESCKEACLKACTCKAVFFRYQNDSYGSCYLMPKIFSLMSYKPGTIGYNLSAYIKVQMLPPPAPSNDLHLTAYHVGVPVLVAIIALLILFIKRAISKRMQEDDPFKGIPGMPTRFTYKQLKQATNNFSKKLGQGGFGPVYEGKLGNVKIAVKCLRDLGNGKEEFMAEVITIGSIHHINLVRLIGYCSDKLHRLLVYEHMSNGSLDKWIFKKNQSDSLSWASRYKIILDVAKGLAYLHEECRQKIVHLDIKPGNILLDEKFNAKISDFGLAKLIDRDQSHVMTKVRGTRGYLAPEWLTSTITEKADIYSFGVVLLEIVSRRKILDSNQPEGGTNLINLLQEKMKVGQVLDIVENHNEDVQLHGAEMIEVIKLAVWCLQREVSKRPAMSQVVKVLEGAMDTESTASFETTSRDEIFDASSPLSPVPVSAR